Proteins encoded in a region of the Verrucomicrobiota bacterium genome:
- a CDS encoding sodium/solute symporter (Members of the Solute:Sodium Symporter (SSS), TC 2.A.21 as described in tcdb.org, catalyze solute:Na+ symport. Known solutes for members of the family include sugars, amino acids, nucleosides, inositols, vitamins, urea or anions, depending on the system.) → MRALASLSFAVCYMAGGGSLFAEEQLSAISAKVLEQLPEGSAFSSAEQVLTNGSSATAMTPEGLVLIGGTSDGMATAEVSLLVEGEETRLPDFPHPVRDAGAAFMEGSVFVLSGNELYSLDLEDPSIGWVKHPSLPSLARSSPAMHAVDGELFVFGGETEGDVSSEVWGFRIRPLDGMTKTGWRRLGDMPYPITNAQTHQTGQSHLALLGGEPASDRIHIFHTLTDTWIDGGNLPIPIGKAAIAAQDGISYLLADGAVMELSLNREVKKLGSWDYGVILLYFGLMAGIGFYFARKQNSSDAFSLGGRNVKWWAAGVSMFATGASSISFMAIPASAFRSNLIWFGPALFIIPMAILQAYYVYPVIRRLNLTSTFEFLDRRFHPALRYLASGQMILWQVLCRMSVVMLLPALAITAVTGMPVLTSVLVMGILTTIYTALGGFEAVVWTDFTQGALMLFGGILMIVLAIVGLPGGFGEFVEVSRNFEKFDLFIWDFDLTLPVIWAFGIHLVIYNLAFAADQPVIQRVYATPLKDMRKLAGMYAFCSIAISLIACLLGIAIFAYFHAYPMQLDPGMKNDQIMPLYVVQRLPTGVAGLIIAAVFAASMSTLSSSMNSVATVTCEDFYRKLFPLHGDKARLRFMQVTSLLVGVFGTAMAANMATMNLTSMFEVWNVIGALIGGGFYGIYVLGMFTRRANSTGVFVGAIASVAITIFVREFTQIHWLFYNPVAMVSCIAIGYGTSIATGGNRKDLTGLTVFGVRKGLAE, encoded by the coding sequence ATGCGTGCTCTAGCTTCATTGAGCTTTGCCGTCTGCTACATGGCCGGGGGAGGTAGTTTATTCGCGGAAGAACAGCTATCAGCAATCAGCGCCAAAGTGTTAGAGCAACTCCCAGAGGGAAGTGCGTTTTCATCGGCAGAGCAGGTGTTAACGAACGGTTCATCCGCTACTGCCATGACTCCTGAAGGCCTTGTTTTGATTGGTGGCACTAGCGATGGTATGGCGACAGCCGAAGTTTCACTTCTTGTCGAGGGCGAGGAGACAAGACTGCCGGATTTCCCTCATCCAGTCCGTGATGCGGGAGCAGCCTTTATGGAAGGCTCCGTATTCGTTCTTTCCGGAAATGAACTCTACTCCTTGGATCTCGAAGATCCATCCATAGGGTGGGTGAAGCATCCAAGTTTGCCATCACTCGCAAGGTCGTCTCCGGCAATGCATGCTGTTGACGGTGAACTCTTCGTCTTCGGGGGCGAAACGGAGGGAGATGTATCCTCAGAAGTATGGGGGTTTCGAATCAGGCCCTTGGATGGAATGACGAAAACTGGATGGCGGCGTCTCGGTGACATGCCCTACCCAATAACCAACGCTCAAACTCACCAGACAGGGCAGTCACATCTCGCCTTGCTTGGCGGCGAACCAGCGAGTGATCGTATCCATATTTTTCATACTTTAACCGACACGTGGATTGATGGCGGAAACCTGCCCATCCCTATCGGAAAGGCAGCAATAGCTGCTCAAGACGGCATTTCCTATTTGCTCGCTGACGGCGCTGTCATGGAGCTAAGCCTCAACCGGGAAGTTAAGAAACTCGGATCGTGGGACTATGGCGTTATCTTACTCTATTTTGGATTGATGGCGGGAATCGGGTTCTATTTTGCCCGAAAACAGAACAGTTCCGATGCATTCTCACTAGGAGGTCGAAACGTGAAGTGGTGGGCGGCCGGCGTCAGCATGTTTGCTACAGGTGCCAGCTCTATCAGTTTTATGGCCATCCCTGCTTCGGCTTTCCGGAGCAATCTAATTTGGTTCGGTCCCGCTCTCTTTATCATACCAATGGCTATTCTTCAGGCCTACTATGTTTATCCCGTTATAAGGCGGCTGAACCTGACCTCGACCTTCGAGTTTCTGGACCGTCGTTTTCATCCGGCCCTCCGCTACTTGGCAAGCGGTCAAATGATCCTTTGGCAGGTACTCTGCCGTATGAGTGTGGTGATGTTGCTGCCCGCGTTGGCGATCACAGCCGTAACAGGTATGCCCGTGCTGACCAGTGTTCTCGTGATGGGCATACTGACAACGATCTACACGGCATTGGGGGGCTTCGAAGCAGTAGTTTGGACAGACTTCACCCAGGGTGCCCTGATGTTGTTTGGCGGTATTCTGATGATCGTTTTGGCCATTGTTGGACTGCCTGGAGGATTTGGGGAGTTTGTCGAAGTAAGCAGGAATTTTGAGAAATTTGATCTGTTTATCTGGGATTTCGACTTAACTCTACCCGTGATCTGGGCTTTTGGGATTCACTTGGTGATCTATAATCTGGCATTTGCGGCCGACCAACCCGTTATCCAGCGAGTCTACGCCACACCTCTCAAGGATATGCGAAAGCTGGCTGGAATGTATGCCTTTTGTAGTATCGCAATTTCATTGATCGCGTGTCTTTTGGGCATCGCTATCTTTGCCTACTTTCACGCCTATCCGATGCAGTTGGACCCCGGGATGAAAAATGATCAGATCATGCCACTCTACGTCGTCCAGCGTCTGCCTACAGGTGTGGCGGGACTTATTATCGCCGCAGTATTTGCTGCCTCCATGTCGACGCTTTCAAGCAGCATGAACAGCGTCGCTACGGTCACCTGCGAGGACTTTTATCGAAAGCTCTTCCCGCTTCATGGAGATAAAGCACGATTACGATTCATGCAGGTTACCTCGCTGCTCGTCGGGGTCTTTGGCACCGCGATGGCCGCCAATATGGCGACGATGAATCTCACATCCATGTTCGAAGTATGGAATGTTATCGGCGCGCTGATTGGTGGCGGATTCTACGGCATCTACGTGTTGGGTATGTTTACCCGGAGGGCGAACTCAACCGGAGTATTCGTTGGAGCAATAGCCAGCGTAGCGATTACGATATTCGTCAGGGAGTTCACGCAGATTCACTGGTTGTTCTATAACCCGGTTGCGATGGTTAGCTGTATTGCCATCGGCTATGGGACGAGTATCGCCACAGGAGGAAACCGAAAAGATCTTACTGGTTTGACTGTCTTTGGTGTGCGCAAAGGCCTTGCGGAATGA
- a CDS encoding DUF1961 family protein: MTKEEKAFEEALDQNWKVVFSDTGTGNWQDSWVLDGEVGTVTNSPEGMILAAGPEFRNDAHHMVLWTKDTFEGDVKIDYLYTRLDDEVRCVNILYIQATGSGAGEFDEDIMKWKELRSVPAMRMYFDHMNLYHISYAAYQSEGEPQYIRARRYMPEKDGLKGTGLEPDYYPEGLFEKGVPHKITVIKKDRDLLMRVENADQVGYFHMTNPDLPVIEDGHIGLRHMFTRSAQYQDFSVSVLPESGS; encoded by the coding sequence ATGACGAAAGAGGAAAAAGCCTTCGAAGAGGCATTGGATCAAAATTGGAAGGTTGTGTTCAGCGATACCGGGACCGGAAACTGGCAAGACAGCTGGGTTCTCGATGGTGAAGTAGGCACAGTCACCAACAGCCCGGAAGGAATGATCTTAGCCGCTGGTCCAGAGTTTCGCAACGATGCACACCATATGGTGCTTTGGACGAAAGATACCTTTGAAGGGGACGTAAAGATCGATTATCTATATACTCGGCTTGATGACGAAGTCCGCTGTGTCAATATTCTCTACATCCAGGCAACGGGGAGCGGAGCCGGTGAGTTCGATGAAGACATCATGAAGTGGAAGGAGCTGCGAAGCGTTCCAGCGATGCGGATGTATTTCGATCACATGAATCTCTACCACATCAGTTATGCGGCCTATCAGTCCGAAGGGGAACCTCAATACATCAGAGCGCGGCGTTACATGCCGGAGAAGGATGGTTTAAAAGGAACTGGTTTGGAGCCGGACTACTACCCGGAAGGCTTGTTTGAAAAAGGCGTGCCTCACAAGATTACAGTGATCAAAAAGGACCGTGATCTCCTCATGAGAGTCGAGAACGCCGACCAGGTCGGCTACTTTCATATGACCAACCCCGACCTCCCCGTCATCGAGGATGGGCATATTGGTTTGCGCCACATGTTTACCCGCTCCGCGCAGTATCAGGATTTCTCTGTCAGTGTCCTTCCGGAGTCAGGATCGTGA
- a CDS encoding SGNH/GDSL hydrolase family protein, producing MLASKKRQTLASLGGIANPLFLSLWLFAFPAVGAKEQPYISHQEKDYIRDHIAAEELGLKQQKIPAQELVMRGGLPHFFAKAQAGEPLAVAYFGGSITAHNGWRPLSFQGLQEMFPESEMTMVNAAVGGTGSIVGVFRADDDLLPSDPDLVFIEFAVNDGGDALRRTQDVVRALEGIILKLRQQNPNVGICFVYTMTANNEEVIREGFAQPAVSVHEQVASWYDLPSIYVGPAVVEAIDSGDAIFTAEVVDKNSGRDAEGRLVITEDRTHPVIPTGHAFYAGIVERSLEKLAKIPAVDRRPDPDPIFGESWEKARTVPAEGNALFEGDWQKLTADDGPRGFRFGARIYDWFPYLYQTEEPGASVTVRFVGTMVGIKGSFGPDSGIVKIQVDEESETEKNGFSVYNTRTFYGGSALPELEGGEHTVTWTLSEESPDKGKILASYYKPDNDRDFRENPEKYESNRFSVGQIILIGEIIPPR from the coding sequence ATGCTTGCTTCGAAGAAACGGCAAACGCTTGCGTCTCTTGGCGGAATCGCGAACCCCCTATTCCTCAGTCTTTGGCTCTTCGCTTTCCCCGCAGTTGGCGCAAAGGAGCAGCCTTACATCTCGCATCAGGAAAAAGACTACATCCGAGACCACATTGCGGCTGAGGAACTGGGATTGAAGCAGCAGAAGATTCCCGCTCAGGAATTGGTCATGCGTGGTGGCTTGCCACACTTTTTTGCAAAAGCTCAAGCGGGAGAACCTCTGGCGGTTGCTTATTTTGGCGGGAGTATTACAGCTCATAACGGGTGGCGGCCTCTTTCTTTTCAGGGTCTACAGGAGATGTTTCCGGAGTCTGAAATGACCATGGTCAATGCGGCAGTTGGTGGGACAGGATCGATCGTCGGCGTATTTCGAGCCGATGATGATTTACTCCCGAGCGATCCGGATCTCGTGTTCATCGAGTTTGCGGTCAACGACGGAGGGGATGCTTTGCGGCGCACTCAAGATGTCGTCCGTGCTCTCGAGGGAATCATCCTAAAACTGCGTCAACAAAACCCAAATGTCGGTATTTGCTTCGTTTACACGATGACGGCAAATAACGAAGAGGTGATCCGCGAAGGCTTCGCACAACCGGCGGTCTCCGTCCACGAACAAGTCGCCTCCTGGTATGACCTGCCCTCGATTTACGTGGGCCCAGCGGTGGTCGAGGCGATTGATTCCGGAGATGCCATCTTCACTGCGGAAGTGGTGGACAAAAATAGCGGGCGTGACGCCGAAGGACGCCTCGTGATCACCGAGGATCGGACGCATCCCGTGATCCCAACCGGTCACGCATTTTACGCAGGCATTGTGGAGCGCTCACTCGAGAAATTGGCAAAAATACCCGCCGTGGATAGACGACCGGATCCAGATCCGATTTTTGGCGAGAGTTGGGAGAAGGCCAGGACCGTACCCGCCGAGGGAAATGCTTTGTTTGAAGGAGATTGGCAGAAGCTCACCGCAGACGATGGGCCGAGAGGTTTCCGATTCGGCGCGAGAATTTACGACTGGTTTCCATACCTCTATCAAACCGAAGAGCCGGGAGCATCGGTTACCGTTCGGTTCGTGGGCACGATGGTAGGAATCAAAGGATCATTCGGTCCGGACTCAGGAATCGTGAAAATACAGGTCGATGAAGAGTCAGAGACTGAGAAGAACGGCTTTAGCGTTTACAACACGAGGACATTTTACGGGGGAAGTGCTTTACCCGAACTGGAAGGTGGAGAACATACCGTCACCTGGACGCTTTCTGAAGAAAGTCCGGATAAAGGGAAGATACTTGCCTCCTACTACAAGCCCGACAACGACCGCGATTTTCGCGAGAATCCGGAAAAATATGAGTCCAATCGGTTTTCCGTCGGACAGATAATTCTCATTGGGGAGATCATCCCCCCCAGGTAA
- a CDS encoding 3-ketoacyl-ACP reductase — MTNQEPRRPVALVTGGSRGIGFGCAKALADLGFDIAINGMRDEAAVRDTIGELKALGISVLYCQGDIGSAEARSEMIQKIRNHFGRLNVLVNNAGVAPKERKDILEASEESFEYVVSTNLKGPYFLTQAVANWMVEQKSEYPEDFFSIINVGSISATVASVNRGEYCVAKAGIAMMTALFAARLGEYYIPVYEVRPGVTKTDMTSGVTEKYDKLIEDGLCVTPRWGFPEDVGKAVASLATAQFPYSTGQAIHIDGGLTLPRL, encoded by the coding sequence ATGACTAACCAAGAACCAAGGCGACCGGTCGCGCTAGTAACTGGAGGATCCCGAGGCATCGGATTTGGCTGTGCCAAAGCACTCGCTGATCTCGGCTTCGACATTGCGATCAATGGTATGCGAGATGAAGCAGCGGTAAGGGATACGATCGGCGAACTGAAAGCACTCGGCATTAGCGTTCTCTACTGCCAAGGCGACATCGGCTCAGCCGAAGCGCGATCTGAAATGATTCAGAAAATCCGCAATCACTTTGGTAGACTCAATGTCCTTGTGAACAACGCTGGAGTGGCTCCGAAAGAGCGAAAAGACATTCTCGAGGCTTCGGAAGAGAGTTTTGAATATGTCGTAAGCACCAACTTGAAGGGCCCTTACTTCCTCACTCAAGCGGTGGCCAATTGGATGGTGGAGCAGAAATCAGAGTATCCAGAAGATTTCTTTTCCATCATAAACGTCGGATCGATTTCCGCTACCGTGGCCTCCGTGAATCGAGGCGAGTACTGTGTAGCTAAAGCCGGTATCGCAATGATGACTGCCTTATTTGCCGCCCGCCTCGGCGAATACTACATTCCTGTCTACGAAGTTCGTCCCGGCGTTACCAAAACCGATATGACCAGCGGGGTTACGGAAAAATACGATAAACTCATAGAAGACGGTCTCTGCGTCACTCCCCGTTGGGGTTTTCCTGAAGATGTTGGGAAAGCAGTCGCCAGTCTAGCCACTGCTCAGTTTCCCTATTCGACCGGCCAGGCGATCCATATCGACGGAGGCTTAACGCTTCCAAGACTCTAG
- a CDS encoding Gfo/Idh/MocA family oxidoreductase — MKQHTIGIIMNGVTGRMGTNQHLLRSVDAIIKQGGVKVSPTETIMPDPILVGRNEIKLKKLVESTSVEKWTTDLDSVMNDPSYSVYFDAQSTLRRFDAVKKAAAAGKHVYCEKPTAIETKDAYELYKVCRDAGVKNGVVQDKLWLPGLLKCKRLMENGFFGEILSVRGEFGYWVFEGHTIPAQRPSWNYRKEDGGGIIVDMLCHWRYVIDNLFGKVKSVSCLAATHIPERIDEEGKPYSCTADDSAYSTFELENGVVCHFNSSWNVRVRRDDLLTLQVDGTKGSAVVGLRDVWTQHYGNTPRPVWNPDIPQPIPFFDTWQKVPEQEDHDNAFKAQWELFLRHVALDEPFPWDLLEGAKGVQLAELGLQSSQERKWIEVPGLDA; from the coding sequence ATGAAACAGCACACCATCGGAATCATCATGAACGGCGTCACGGGACGCATGGGAACCAATCAGCATCTCTTGCGTTCGGTAGACGCAATCATCAAGCAAGGAGGTGTAAAGGTCAGTCCGACAGAGACAATCATGCCCGACCCTATCCTCGTAGGTCGGAACGAGATAAAACTAAAGAAGCTCGTTGAGTCGACCAGTGTGGAAAAGTGGACCACCGACCTCGACTCCGTCATGAACGATCCCTCTTACTCGGTCTACTTTGATGCTCAGAGCACTCTGCGGAGATTCGATGCCGTCAAAAAGGCAGCAGCAGCAGGAAAGCATGTCTATTGCGAGAAACCAACGGCTATCGAAACCAAGGACGCTTATGAACTCTACAAAGTCTGCCGGGATGCGGGCGTAAAGAACGGCGTGGTTCAGGACAAACTTTGGCTGCCCGGTCTCCTCAAATGCAAGCGCCTCATGGAAAACGGATTCTTTGGTGAGATCCTTTCCGTTCGCGGCGAATTTGGATACTGGGTATTCGAAGGGCACACCATCCCGGCACAACGCCCTTCGTGGAACTACCGCAAGGAAGATGGTGGAGGAATCATTGTCGACATGCTCTGCCATTGGCGTTACGTCATCGACAACCTTTTCGGTAAGGTAAAAAGCGTTTCCTGTTTGGCAGCCACCCACATACCGGAGCGGATTGACGAGGAAGGTAAACCTTATTCCTGCACAGCGGATGATTCTGCCTACTCAACCTTCGAGTTGGAGAACGGTGTAGTCTGTCATTTCAACTCGTCGTGGAACGTCCGGGTGCGTCGTGACGATCTTCTCACCCTCCAAGTGGACGGAACGAAGGGCAGTGCAGTAGTCGGTCTACGGGACGTTTGGACCCAGCACTACGGCAATACTCCAAGACCCGTGTGGAATCCCGATATCCCGCAGCCAATTCCGTTCTTCGACACCTGGCAGAAGGTTCCCGAGCAGGAGGATCACGACAATGCATTCAAAGCCCAATGGGAACTGTTCCTGAGGCACGTGGCTCTCGACGAACCTTTCCCATGGGATCTTCTCGAAGGAGCAAAAGGCGTGCAACTGGCTGAGCTCGGGCTGCAAAGTTCTCAGGAACGGAAATGGATCGAAGTACCTGGACTCGACGCCTAG
- a CDS encoding helix-turn-helix domain-containing protein, whose protein sequence is MTFTTKRRRRIAVIVGTSSGWGRRLIRGIFKYTQRHGPWDILIRTEEEKAASELRNEPHLDGIIARVSSESMAAELKQHKVPVINVSGLLIGGDGFPRVTTSWDASIDLVLDHFRDRGIENFAYVGPTRSAHVDRKGDVSESVFSKGDSGFRIFALKETTGPNGVLTDYTEELVSWLEWLPKPVGVYTWGVQVGRIVASACIDSGIPIPHDIAILGSDYDDLFYESCHPALSGIVVPTGRVGYLAAKNLSLLMEGKALERENTFVLPEEIKSRLSTDTLAISDRKMKRAISFLRAHACEGIEVKDVLDEVGMSRRSLERRFIEYLGRSPAQEIRRIRINEARSLLARTNLSLDEVAESCGYASYTYLGTVFKKETGVTPGRYRRVCHDPDSGRTLTEKS, encoded by the coding sequence ATGACTTTCACAACGAAACGGCGCCGAAGAATTGCGGTGATTGTTGGAACGTCCTCCGGCTGGGGTCGACGTCTTATCCGAGGGATTTTCAAATATACCCAGCGGCACGGCCCATGGGATATTTTGATTCGAACCGAAGAAGAGAAAGCGGCGTCCGAACTTAGGAATGAGCCGCATCTCGATGGAATCATTGCCCGGGTATCGAGCGAATCCATGGCAGCCGAGCTCAAGCAACACAAGGTGCCGGTGATCAACGTTTCCGGGTTGTTGATCGGGGGAGACGGTTTTCCGCGGGTGACGACGAGTTGGGATGCCAGTATCGATCTGGTGCTGGACCACTTCCGGGACCGTGGGATTGAGAACTTTGCCTATGTTGGCCCCACTCGCTCAGCTCACGTGGACAGGAAAGGAGACGTCTCAGAGAGCGTTTTCTCGAAGGGGGATTCCGGATTCCGGATCTTTGCCCTTAAAGAGACTACGGGTCCGAACGGAGTCCTAACAGACTACACGGAAGAATTGGTTTCGTGGCTGGAGTGGCTCCCAAAACCAGTTGGCGTTTATACTTGGGGAGTCCAGGTCGGTCGTATCGTAGCCAGTGCTTGTATCGATTCGGGCATTCCGATTCCTCATGACATAGCCATTCTCGGTAGTGATTATGATGATCTCTTCTACGAGTCCTGTCATCCGGCTCTTTCCGGTATCGTTGTGCCGACAGGAAGAGTTGGCTATCTGGCAGCTAAGAACCTGTCTCTCTTGATGGAGGGAAAAGCTTTGGAACGAGAAAACACGTTTGTTCTACCAGAGGAAATCAAATCGCGTCTTTCCACCGACACACTGGCCATTTCCGATCGCAAAATGAAACGGGCGATTTCTTTTCTGCGAGCGCATGCCTGCGAAGGAATCGAGGTCAAGGATGTCCTGGATGAGGTCGGGATGTCACGACGCTCGTTGGAAAGGAGATTCATCGAATACCTGGGACGATCACCGGCGCAGGAGATCCGGCGGATCCGAATCAACGAAGCCCGTAGTCTTCTTGCTCGGACCAATCTATCGTTGGACGAAGTCGCCGAAAGCTGTGGATACGCTAGTTACACCTACCTGGGAACGGTCTTTAAAAAAGAGACCGGTGTGACTCCAGGTCGGTATCGCCGAGTCTGTCACGATCCTGACTCCGGAAGGACACTGACAGAGAAATCCTGA
- a CDS encoding substrate-binding domain-containing protein — MFRIALAFPYIDSVNTHITKGILAYARENPVFDFRFFAESDERGLRELAKWDGDGAIVALTTPKAVAMAKKLKMALVNISSECDDSSVPRVYRDHAEIGIHATNYLASLGVEEIAYLGSANAYFAEIKWSVIQKRSLELCKRASSFFMEQHPNLSEEENLTKEFCKWLKSHTAPLGLLIDNDDFYPFVYQACDRVGFRIPQDIAIISVRNSRAAQFHDVSLSSYQYNNSKHGMVTMKTLHALLENRAGEDDIDFSIQGVKLFERDSTNILHCRDPRLSSAVRQIKENSRELHSIDEIADAVGCSRRTLENAIKSELGCTLRQFLINEKLRNVKYLVDNNLYGDTFDLAVKAGFSSLRHLQSVFLKAEGHSVEDYLKKRTDGDNF, encoded by the coding sequence ATGTTCCGAATCGCACTGGCATTCCCTTACATAGACTCGGTAAATACCCACATCACCAAGGGTATCCTTGCCTATGCGCGCGAGAATCCTGTTTTCGACTTTCGTTTCTTTGCCGAATCTGATGAGCGGGGACTAAGAGAATTGGCCAAATGGGATGGCGACGGAGCGATTGTTGCCCTGACGACTCCCAAAGCTGTTGCGATGGCGAAGAAGCTTAAGATGGCATTGGTGAATATTTCCAGTGAGTGTGATGATTCCTCGGTCCCGAGGGTTTACCGCGATCATGCCGAGATTGGCATCCATGCCACGAATTACCTTGCGAGTTTGGGGGTGGAGGAAATTGCTTATCTTGGTTCGGCCAATGCCTATTTCGCTGAGATCAAGTGGTCGGTGATACAAAAGCGCTCACTGGAGCTTTGTAAACGAGCCTCCAGTTTCTTCATGGAGCAGCATCCGAATCTTTCGGAAGAGGAGAATTTAACCAAAGAGTTTTGTAAGTGGCTAAAATCCCATACAGCTCCACTAGGGCTACTCATCGATAATGATGATTTCTACCCGTTTGTTTACCAGGCATGTGACCGGGTTGGATTTCGAATCCCGCAGGACATTGCTATCATCAGTGTGAGAAACAGCAGAGCAGCTCAGTTTCACGATGTATCGTTAAGCAGTTACCAATACAATAATAGCAAGCATGGTATGGTGACCATGAAGACCCTTCACGCTTTACTGGAAAATAGGGCGGGAGAGGACGATATCGATTTCTCTATCCAAGGTGTGAAGCTGTTTGAAAGAGACTCCACCAATATTCTTCACTGTAGAGATCCACGGCTGTCTTCAGCGGTGCGGCAGATCAAAGAGAACTCTCGAGAATTGCATTCTATTGACGAAATCGCAGACGCTGTTGGTTGCTCGCGTCGGACCCTCGAGAATGCAATAAAGAGTGAGCTTGGTTGTACCCTGAGGCAGTTCCTCATCAACGAAAAGCTGCGTAACGTAAAATACCTGGTCGACAATAATTTATATGGCGACACCTTCGACCTAGCGGTTAAGGCCGGGTTTTCCTCGCTTCGACATCTTCAGAGTGTCTTCCTCAAGGCTGAGGGGCATTCAGTTGAAGACTACCTCAAGAAGAGGACAGATGGGGATAATTTCTGA